The following proteins come from a genomic window of Acidimicrobiia bacterium:
- a CDS encoding acyltransferase, translating into MTPLKWFATTKTGRSVGIRDRPATSTRRSVMIDANRITHPTRRLITSVCPSRPPGADGGGVMGVVRWVCNMGFVVDGSPRKGFEVALVASASSAKVAGLDGARAIATLSVFFFHAGWRTPALGSLSPVIGHADIGVEIFFILSGFLVARPLVAHAMAGGPPVQLADFWRRRVARIWPAYLLALVGAVLLGIGTVDGLSGWLKQGFLVDSWFANGGGTGLRLSWTLVVEVSFYVLVVPLAALAVLKRRRTLDAWVGLCLAMVVVGALAIVLISLGPTPAPLRVLPPYLPTFAVGMLLVAAEADARYTTWLGAVPRGIQRLAAHPRLCGALALATFIMMTVVLRPSPTAPAFGPGPERMAQSFGQVLVGFLLLAPLALGTARHRWLEHRWLLALAAASYGFYLWHLQVLRLLRPVLQSPPLVAAVGIALALVGSFLAGEASRRFIEQPARRFLTR; encoded by the coding sequence ATGACTCCGTTGAAGTGGTTCGCCACCACCAAGACCGGCCGATCGGTGGGGATACGCGACCGACCGGCCACCTCCACTCGGCGCAGCGTCATGATCGACGCGAATCGCATCACCCATCCAACGAGACGTCTCATCACCTCAGTCTGCCCGTCTCGGCCGCCGGGTGCGGACGGTGGAGGAGTAATGGGGGTTGTCCGGTGGGTTTGTAACATGGGCTTCGTGGTCGATGGATCCCCCCGCAAAGGCTTCGAGGTTGCCCTGGTCGCCTCGGCTTCGTCGGCCAAGGTGGCCGGACTGGACGGAGCGCGTGCGATCGCCACCCTGTCGGTCTTTTTTTTCCACGCCGGTTGGCGCACTCCGGCATTGGGCTCGCTGAGTCCCGTAATTGGTCATGCCGACATCGGTGTGGAGATCTTTTTCATCCTGTCGGGTTTCTTGGTGGCGCGCCCACTAGTGGCCCATGCCATGGCGGGCGGCCCCCCGGTGCAGCTCGCTGATTTTTGGCGCCGCCGGGTCGCCCGCATCTGGCCGGCCTACCTGCTGGCACTCGTAGGGGCCGTTCTGCTGGGGATCGGCACGGTGGACGGTTTGAGCGGGTGGCTCAAGCAGGGGTTTCTGGTGGACAGTTGGTTCGCCAACGGGGGTGGCACCGGATTGCGGTTGTCTTGGACGCTCGTGGTGGAGGTTTCTTTCTATGTCCTGGTGGTGCCCTTGGCCGCTTTGGCCGTGCTGAAGCGACGACGGACGCTCGATGCGTGGGTCGGCTTGTGTCTGGCCATGGTGGTCGTTGGCGCCCTCGCCATCGTGCTGATCTCCCTTGGCCCTACCCCGGCCCCGCTGCGCGTGCTACCGCCATATCTACCGACGTTCGCGGTAGGGATGCTCCTCGTGGCCGCCGAGGCCGATGCGCGGTACACCACCTGGTTGGGTGCCGTGCCCCGGGGGATTCAGCGCCTCGCCGCCCACCCGCGTCTGTGCGGCGCGCTGGCGTTGGCGACGTTCATCATGATGACGGTGGTGTTGCGCCCCAGTCCCACCGCGCCGGCCTTCGGACCGGGGCCGGAGCGGATGGCTCAGTCCTTCGGGCAAGTCCTGGTGGGCTTCTTGCTCCTCGCCCCGCTGGCCTTGGGCACCGCCCGCCATCGGTGGCTTGAGCATCGGTGGCTGCTGGCGCTGGCCGCCGCATCGTATGGCTTCTATCTGTGGCATCTTCAGGTGCTCCGCCTGTTGCGCCCGGTCCTGCAGAGCCCTCCGCTCGTGGCCGCGGTGGGGATAGCCCTGGCGCTGGTGGGCTCGTTTTTGGCGGGCGAAGCGAGCCGACGGTTCATCGAGCAGCCGGCTCGCCGCTTCCTGACCCGCTGA
- a CDS encoding DUF2017 family protein codes for MAQIRRRIARTRRGTYQLRLPEIEQELLRNLAAQLRDMLSLGTNDPSLRRLFPTAYHEDAERDREYQQLVRDELLARRLAALATVEETTALKEVTEEQLSSWLTVLNDLRLVLGTRLDVSEDTNGVEGDDDNPNVTAYSIYDYLGFLLTVVVDALAEGLPPPVESEV; via the coding sequence ATGGCTCAAATCCGGCGCCGCATCGCCCGCACCCGGCGGGGCACCTACCAACTGCGTCTCCCTGAGATCGAACAGGAACTGCTGAGGAACCTGGCGGCACAGTTGCGCGACATGCTTTCACTCGGCACGAATGACCCGTCCCTGCGTCGCCTCTTCCCCACCGCCTATCACGAGGACGCCGAACGTGATCGCGAGTACCAGCAACTCGTGCGCGATGAACTCCTCGCCCGCCGACTGGCGGCGCTCGCCACCGTGGAGGAGACCACCGCCCTGAAGGAGGTCACCGAGGAGCAACTCTCCAGCTGGCTCACTGTCCTCAACGACTTACGCCTCGTACTCGGCACGCGCCTCGATGTGAGTGAGGACACCAACGGGGTCGAGGGTGACGACGACAATCCCAATGTCACCGCCTATTCGATCTATGACTATTTGGGCTTCCTGCTGACCGTGGTGGTCGACGCGCTCGCCGAGGGGCTCCCGCCCCCCGTCGAATCCGAGGTTTGA
- a CDS encoding protoheme IX farnesyltransferase — MSAVAVSPVARVAAYVALTKPRIIELLLVTTVPTMVVAEQGMPPLWLMICTVVGGTLAAGGANAINMYVDRDIDSLMERTKNRPLVTGVLTPRSALVFAVSLEILAFVFLWATVNLLSAALAVAACLFYVFVYTLWLKRTSTHNIVIGGAAGAAPVLIGWSAVTNSLGWEPVVLFAIIFYWTPPHFWALAIRYRDDYSAADVPMLPSVVSLTRTAERILSYTLFLWALTLVFAPIGGMGLVYLGSAIVLGAVFTYYALRLLTLANQVEASTPSGGGPGEPEIRSTAMRLFTWSITYLTLLFGAMALDQLLRFGW, encoded by the coding sequence GTGTCCGCGGTCGCCGTCTCTCCTGTTGCCCGTGTGGCGGCGTACGTGGCGCTTACCAAACCGAGGATCATCGAACTACTGCTGGTGACCACCGTTCCCACGATGGTGGTGGCGGAGCAGGGCATGCCGCCGCTGTGGTTGATGATCTGTACCGTGGTGGGTGGCACCCTGGCGGCCGGTGGTGCCAATGCGATCAACATGTACGTAGACCGCGACATCGATTCACTGATGGAGCGCACCAAGAACCGTCCGCTCGTCACCGGGGTGCTGACGCCCCGATCTGCTTTGGTCTTCGCCGTAAGTCTGGAGATCCTGGCCTTCGTCTTCTTGTGGGCCACGGTGAACTTGCTCAGCGCAGCGCTCGCAGTGGCGGCCTGTCTTTTTTACGTGTTCGTCTACACGCTCTGGCTGAAGCGCACCTCGACCCACAACATCGTTATCGGGGGGGCGGCCGGCGCGGCTCCCGTCCTCATCGGCTGGAGTGCGGTAACTAACAGCCTCGGCTGGGAGCCCGTGGTCCTCTTCGCCATCATTTTCTACTGGACCCCTCCGCACTTCTGGGCCCTCGCCATCCGCTACCGGGACGACTATTCGGCGGCCGACGTGCCGATGCTGCCGTCGGTGGTGAGCCTCACGCGCACCGCGGAGCGCATCCTGTCTTACACGCTTTTTCTTTGGGCGCTCACCCTGGTTTTTGCGCCGATAGGCGGCATGGGGTTGGTCTACCTCGGCTCGGCGATCGTGCTGGGCGCGGTGTTTACCTACTACGCGCTGCGGCTACTCACGCTGGCCAACCAGGTGGAGGCATCCACCCCCTCGGGGGGCGGACCGGGTGAGCCGGAGATCCGCTCCACGGCGATGCGCCTTTTCACTTGGTCGATCACCTACCTCACGCTTCTGTTCGGGGCCATGGCCCTGGATCAGTTGCTGCGTTTCGGATGGTGA
- the clpS gene encoding ATP-dependent Clp protease adapter ClpS, with the protein MAAPIPAPAPAEVFQPVDDTRTKPDQPWIVLVWNDPINLMSYVAFVLQKLFGYSREKADQLMLQVHHEGRAVVANGPRETCELHVFRLHEHGLWATMQHDA; encoded by the coding sequence ATGGCTGCCCCCATTCCGGCACCTGCCCCCGCCGAGGTCTTCCAACCCGTTGACGACACCCGCACCAAGCCCGACCAACCCTGGATCGTGCTGGTGTGGAACGACCCCATCAACCTGATGTCTTACGTCGCCTTCGTGTTGCAAAAGCTGTTCGGCTACTCGAGGGAGAAAGCCGACCAACTCATGCTCCAGGTTCACCATGAGGGCCGGGCGGTGGTGGCCAACGGGCCACGGGAAACCTGCGAACTCCACGTGTTCCGGCTCCACGAACACGGACTCTGGGCCACCATGCAGCACGACGCCTGA
- a CDS encoding heme A synthase, with protein MVRSLRTVLRIRGYLAAVWRGPLRPETYRVITAVALVAVCAIVVSGAAVRLTGSGMGCPTWPACESGSLVPRGATGSHGWIEFVNRTFTGAVSLAVAVAVLGSHRRRPRRRDLIGWSWGLVAGVLAQALLGGVVVLLHVTPIAVAGHYLLSAVLVANAVILHHKASEPDGSRRARATPSLLARSRVLVGLAGLVLVTGTFVTGSGPHSGDTAADRLPFAVSTVARLHSLTVWVFLATVVIVLRMVSRGDAAASTIGRGRLLVGAILAQGLLGYVQYFAGVPEILVGAHVMGSVLVWVATLRFYLALTEPIPTVTSPAPRRPVAPVAG; from the coding sequence GTGGTCCGTAGCCTGAGAACCGTGCTTCGCATCCGTGGGTATCTCGCCGCCGTTTGGCGGGGCCCGCTCCGCCCCGAGACCTATCGAGTGATCACCGCCGTGGCGCTGGTGGCGGTCTGCGCCATTGTCGTGTCGGGGGCCGCCGTTCGCCTCACCGGCTCGGGGATGGGGTGTCCCACCTGGCCGGCCTGCGAGAGCGGTTCGCTGGTACCTCGCGGTGCCACCGGGAGCCACGGATGGATTGAGTTCGTGAACCGCACCTTCACCGGCGCGGTGTCGCTGGCGGTGGCCGTTGCCGTGCTCGGGTCGCATCGACGCCGACCGCGCCGCCGTGACCTCATCGGCTGGTCGTGGGGCCTGGTGGCCGGAGTGCTGGCCCAGGCCCTCCTCGGCGGAGTGGTCGTGCTCCTCCACGTCACCCCGATCGCCGTGGCGGGCCACTATCTGCTCTCGGCCGTCCTGGTGGCCAACGCGGTGATCCTCCACCACAAGGCCAGTGAGCCTGACGGGTCTCGCAGAGCCCGGGCGACCCCGAGCCTCCTGGCTCGCTCGCGAGTGTTGGTGGGCCTCGCCGGGTTGGTCCTGGTCACCGGCACCTTCGTCACCGGCAGCGGGCCCCACAGCGGCGACACGGCGGCCGACCGGCTTCCCTTCGCCGTCTCCACCGTCGCTCGGCTTCACAGCCTCACCGTCTGGGTCTTCCTGGCGACTGTGGTGATCGTGCTGCGCATGGTGAGCCGCGGCGACGCGGCGGCGTCCACGATCGGCCGAGGCCGCCTGCTCGTGGGCGCCATCCTGGCCCAGGGACTGCTCGGCTACGTACAGTATTTTGCGGGAGTGCCAGAGATCCTCGTTGGGGCCCACGTGATGGGTTCAGTGCTGGTCTGGGTGGCTACCCTCCGCTTCTACCTCGCCCTGACCGAGCCGATCCCTACCGTCACCTCTCCGGCCCCGCGTCGCCCCGTCGCCCCGGTGGCGGGCTGA